One Sphingomonas sp. LHG3406-1 genomic window carries:
- a CDS encoding META domain-containing protein: MKLTERTSLEGRWIIIAIDGRAPAKTAYDQQPHLVFGPSNYGGNAGCNDFGGIGLRHDGRWYGDFAMANQMGCAEPLSGQDAAVHGMLASGPTIHFNGADRVTLATAKHRLELGRAGRAVRGSGEAPRALIATRCTFRAVSGEWRIGRQVPALIVEGDLFRLDTACGTVEGGWQQLGEDRVRFETGRRTSKACPTAERAWNE; this comes from the coding sequence GTGAAGCTTACGGAGCGGACGTCGTTGGAAGGCCGCTGGATCATCATAGCCATTGATGGACGGGCACCGGCAAAGACCGCCTACGACCAGCAGCCACACTTGGTGTTCGGGCCATCGAACTATGGCGGCAATGCCGGCTGCAACGATTTTGGGGGTATCGGGCTGAGGCATGATGGGCGCTGGTACGGTGACTTCGCCATGGCCAATCAGATGGGCTGCGCAGAGCCGCTGAGCGGGCAAGATGCGGCAGTCCACGGCATGCTGGCGAGCGGGCCGACGATCCACTTCAATGGCGCCGACCGGGTGACGCTCGCGACGGCTAAGCACCGTCTGGAGCTTGGGCGAGCCGGCAGGGCGGTGCGCGGTTCTGGCGAGGCTCCGAGAGCGCTGATCGCTACGCGCTGCACCTTTCGCGCGGTCAGCGGCGAGTGGCGAATAGGCCGGCAGGTGCCAGCGCTGATCGTGGAGGGCGACCTCTTCCGGCTCGATACGGCCTGCGGCACGGTTGAGGGCGGCTGGCAGCAGCTGGGTGAGGACCGCGTTCGCTTCGAGACTGGTAGGAGGACCTCGAAGGCATGCCCAACAGCGGAGCGGGCGTGGAACGAGTAG
- a CDS encoding response regulator, whose amino-acid sequence MRGTVEPIPVLSVTRRSLGSSAMTAKILIVEDEILVAMNLEETLSELGYDPVGIVPDLNSARQYIDQPLDLALVDLNLRDGFTGPQIGAQLSAAGVAVVFVTANPGLLNDGAAGAIGVITKPTDEKIVKAAVEYALGTRRGPQVAPPPSMKLFG is encoded by the coding sequence GTGAGGGGCACTGTTGAACCAATCCCCGTTTTGTCGGTTACTCGACGGAGCCTAGGATCTAGTGCGATGACAGCAAAAATCCTTATTGTTGAAGACGAGATCCTCGTGGCCATGAACCTTGAGGAGACGTTGTCCGAACTGGGCTACGACCCGGTCGGCATCGTGCCCGATCTGAATTCCGCTCGGCAGTACATTGACCAGCCTCTCGATCTGGCCTTGGTCGACCTGAACCTGCGGGATGGGTTCACCGGCCCGCAGATTGGTGCTCAGCTAAGCGCGGCGGGGGTTGCCGTGGTGTTCGTGACCGCCAATCCGGGCTTGTTGAATGACGGTGCTGCTGGCGCCATTGGCGTGATTACGAAGCCGACCGATGAGAAGATCGTCAAGGCAGCGGTCGAGTATGCGCTCGGCACGAGACGTGGCCCCCAGGTCGCGCCACCCCCGAGCATGAAGCTTTTTGGCTGA
- a CDS encoding PAS domain-containing protein — protein MAIDPDHSSNAALQESERRFRALVTATANLVFRVSPDWREVLRLDGAGFIADTKEPACDWIETYIPADERPRVRDAIEKAIAAKAMLELEHQVVRKDGTVGWMFSRAVPILDDAGEIVEWFGAARDVTERVKADQSFTRLFQASPAPFLVLAPDAPRFTIREVNDAYLAATMTTRDGIVGRGVFEAFPDNPDDPEIKGVSTLRASLERVVKTREPNTLPGLKYDIARPDGGFEERWWSPVNSPVLNERGEVEAIIHNANDVTDQRRAEAALRASEARLRELNETLERRVAEALAERKVFADVVEGATATTMALDVDFKILAINRAAVDALERIYGIRPQVGENILELLKDLPEHQEQVRQMWARAFLGEEVVISDTFGDARRERIAYEVRFGGLRDRNGQLIGAWHTAYDISDRLRAEAELATAQEALRQSQKMEAMGNLTGGVAHDFNNLLTPIIGALDMLQRKGLGGEREQRLIGGAVQSAERAKVLVQRLLAFARRQPLQPVAVDVRALVRNMADLLASTTGPQINVVVDAGDGLPPAKADQNQLEMALLNLAVNARDAMPDGGTLRISVSAEVALPESQAKLPQGRYVRVSVADTGVGMDEATLARAVEPFFSTKGIGKGTGLGLSMAHGLASQLGGALTISSKPRLGTNVELWLPQTEASPEVPNMMKEAATAAGCGTALLVDDEEYVRLSTADMLSDLGYQVIEAASAEEALGMIENGAHPDLVITDHLMPGMTGTDLARALRRRRPDLPVLVVSGYAEVDGVAADLPRLAKPFRKSELAASLAELSSFTLS, from the coding sequence TTGGCCATCGATCCGGATCACAGTTCGAACGCCGCATTGCAGGAGAGTGAGCGCCGCTTTCGCGCGCTCGTGACCGCAACCGCGAACCTTGTCTTTCGGGTAAGTCCCGACTGGCGCGAAGTGCTAAGGCTCGACGGGGCAGGCTTCATCGCCGACACCAAAGAACCCGCTTGTGATTGGATCGAGACTTACATCCCGGCGGATGAGCGGCCGCGTGTTCGCGATGCGATCGAGAAGGCGATTGCCGCGAAGGCTATGTTGGAGCTTGAGCACCAGGTGGTGCGCAAGGACGGTACGGTCGGGTGGATGTTCTCGAGAGCAGTACCCATCCTCGATGACGCCGGCGAGATCGTCGAGTGGTTCGGTGCGGCCAGAGATGTCACGGAGCGCGTCAAGGCGGACCAGAGCTTCACCCGCTTGTTCCAGGCATCGCCAGCGCCGTTCCTGGTGCTCGCGCCAGATGCACCGCGCTTCACCATCAGAGAGGTGAACGACGCTTACCTTGCCGCCACCATGACAACGCGCGATGGCATCGTCGGACGCGGTGTGTTCGAGGCTTTTCCGGACAATCCTGACGATCCTGAGATCAAGGGCGTGAGCACCTTGCGCGCCTCGCTCGAACGCGTTGTGAAAACGCGTGAACCGAATACCTTGCCGGGACTGAAATATGACATCGCTCGGCCGGACGGAGGGTTCGAGGAGCGCTGGTGGAGTCCGGTCAATTCGCCCGTTCTCAACGAACGCGGCGAGGTCGAAGCCATCATCCATAACGCCAACGATGTGACTGACCAGCGCCGCGCGGAGGCGGCGTTGCGCGCGAGCGAAGCGCGCCTGCGCGAGCTGAACGAGACACTGGAAAGACGGGTCGCCGAAGCGCTCGCCGAGCGCAAGGTTTTCGCCGATGTGGTCGAGGGGGCCACCGCCACGACGATGGCGCTGGACGTCGACTTCAAGATCCTGGCGATCAATCGCGCCGCCGTCGATGCTCTGGAGCGCATTTACGGCATCAGGCCACAGGTTGGCGAAAACATCCTTGAGCTGCTGAAGGACTTGCCCGAGCATCAGGAGCAGGTTCGGCAGATGTGGGCCCGCGCCTTCCTTGGCGAGGAAGTGGTGATCAGCGACACGTTCGGAGACGCCCGGCGCGAGCGGATTGCTTATGAAGTTCGGTTCGGTGGCTTACGTGATCGCAACGGGCAGCTGATCGGGGCCTGGCACACGGCTTACGACATCAGCGATCGACTGCGGGCGGAGGCCGAACTGGCAACAGCGCAAGAGGCGCTCAGGCAAAGCCAGAAGATGGAGGCCATGGGGAACCTGACCGGCGGCGTGGCCCACGACTTCAATAATCTGCTGACCCCGATCATCGGTGCGCTCGATATGCTGCAGCGCAAGGGGCTCGGCGGCGAGCGCGAGCAGCGGCTGATCGGAGGCGCGGTGCAATCCGCGGAGCGCGCCAAGGTTCTCGTTCAGCGCTTGCTCGCCTTCGCGCGGCGCCAACCGTTGCAGCCGGTCGCCGTCGATGTCCGCGCGCTCGTGCGGAACATGGCCGACCTGCTGGCAAGCACGACGGGGCCCCAGATCAACGTCGTGGTTGATGCCGGAGATGGCTTGCCGCCGGCGAAGGCCGACCAGAACCAGCTCGAAATGGCGCTCCTGAACCTGGCGGTGAATGCCCGCGACGCGATGCCGGACGGGGGCACGTTACGGATCAGCGTCTCGGCCGAAGTGGCGCTGCCCGAATCGCAGGCCAAGCTGCCGCAGGGCCGGTATGTGCGCGTGTCGGTAGCCGACACCGGGGTCGGAATGGACGAGGCTACGCTTGCACGTGCAGTGGAGCCGTTCTTCTCGACCAAGGGGATCGGCAAGGGCACCGGCTTGGGTCTTAGCATGGCGCACGGTCTTGCTTCGCAACTCGGCGGGGCGCTGACGATCAGTAGCAAGCCGCGCCTCGGAACGAATGTCGAGCTCTGGCTGCCGCAGACAGAAGCATCGCCCGAGGTGCCCAACATGATGAAAGAAGCGGCCACGGCCGCAGGCTGCGGCACCGCGCTCCTGGTTGATGACGAGGAATATGTGCGCCTCAGCACGGCCGACATGCTCTCCGACCTTGGCTACCAGGTGATCGAGGCAGCTTCGGCCGAGGAAGCGCTGGGCATGATCGAGAATGGGGCACATCCGGATCTCGTCATCACCGATCATCTCATGCCCGGCATGACAGGGACCGACTTGGCGCGGGCGTTGCGCCGCCGCCGCCCCGATCTGCCCGTGCTGGTGGTTTCGGGCTATGCCGAGGTGGACGGCGTTGCTGCCGATTTGCCGCGCCTTGCGAAGCCGTTTCGCAAGAGCGAACTGGCCGCGAGCCTCGCGGAACTGTCCTCGTTCACGCTGTCGTGA
- a CDS encoding DUF3008 family protein, which yields MPAKSGAQQKAAGAALSAKRGDTPKGELKGPSKQMAASMSEKQLEELASTKRKGKPEHASKT from the coding sequence GTGCCCGCAAAATCAGGTGCCCAGCAGAAGGCCGCTGGTGCAGCGCTCTCAGCCAAGCGCGGGGACACGCCCAAGGGCGAGCTGAAGGGTCCATCCAAGCAGATGGCGGCATCAATGAGCGAGAAGCAGCTGGAGGAGTTGGCTTCCACCAAGCGCAAGGGAAAGCCGGAACACGCCAGCAAGACGTAG